A single window of Carassius auratus strain Wakin chromosome 9, ASM336829v1, whole genome shotgun sequence DNA harbors:
- the LOC113108695 gene encoding armadillo repeat-containing protein 8-like — MMACLLEAPLRISVLSEVTATSRHYVDRLFDPDPQNVLQGVIDMKNAVIGNNKQKANLIVLGAVPRLLYLLQQSSSSLELRTECAVVLGSLAMGTENNIKSLVDCHIIPALLQGLLCSDLIFIEACLRCLRTIFISPVTPVQLLYTDPTVIPHLMSLLSRSQHTQEYITQIFAHCCKTPEHQMVLFNHGAIQNISPLLISPSYKVRMQALKCFSVLAHENAQVSMTLVNVLVDGEQLSQVFVGMMQRDKPIEMQLTAAKCLTYMCRAGAIRTDDNCVVLKTLPCLVRMCSKERLLEERVEGAETLAYLMEPDVELQRIASVTDHLVSMLADYFKYPSSVSAITDIKRLDHDLKHAHELRQAAFKLYASLGSNDEDIRKKITETENMMDRIVSGLSESSIKVRLAAVRCLHSLSRSVQQLRTSFHDHAVWKPLMKLLQNAPDEVLVMASSTLCNLLLEFSPSKEPILESGVIELLCSLTQSDSPALRVNGIWALMNMAFQADQKVKVEIVRALGTEQLFRLLSDPDTNVLMKTLGLLRNLLSTRPHIDQIMSSHGKQIMQAVTLILEGEHSLEVKEQTLCILANIADGNTAKELIMTNDDMLQKIKYYMGHSNVKLQLAATFCISNLIWNEEDGSQERQDKLREMGFVDILHKLSQASDPNLCDRAKTAMQQYLA; from the exons ATGATGGCGTGCCTGCTGGAGGCCCCTTTACGCATCAGCGTGTTATCT GAAGTCACAGCCACGAGTCGCCACTATGTTGACCGGCTTTTTGACCCCGACCCACAGAACGTGCTGCAGGGAGTCAT TGACATGAAGAATGCTGTCATCGGAAACAACAAACAGAAGGCCAACCTGATAGTGTTGGGAGCCGTGCCAAG actgcTGTATCTCCTCCAGCAGAGCTCCTCTAGTCTGGAGCTGAGGACTGAATGTGCGGTCGTGTTGGGCAGTCTGGCAATGGGCACAGAGAACAACATCAAGTCCCTGGTGGACTGTCACATCATCCCAGCCCTGCTTCAAG GACTCTTGTGTTCTGATCTGATCTTCATTGAGGCATGTCTGCGCTGTTTAAGAACCATCTTCATCAGTCCAGTCACTCCAGTGCAGCTGCTCTACACA GACCCCACTGTGATCCCCCATCTCATGTCCCTGCTGAGTCGGTCACAGCACACACAGGAATACATCACACAAATCTTCGCCCACTGTTGCAAG ACTCCAGAACATCAGATGGTGTTGTTCAACCACGGTGCCATCCAGAACATCTCTCCTCTGCTCATATCTCCCTCCTATAAG GTACGGATGCAGGCGTTAAAGTGTTTCTCAGTTTTGGCCCATGAGAACGCTCAGGTCTCCATGACACTGGTGAATG TGCTTGTAGATGGTGAGCAGCTCTCTCAGGTTTTTGTTGGAATGATGCAAAGGGACAAACCCATTGAAATGCAGCTTACAGCCGCCAAATG cttaACATACATGTGTCGAGCAGGAGCCATCAGGACAGACGACAACTGTGTTGTACTAAAG acttTGCCGTGCCTAGTGAGGATGTGCAGTAAAGAGCGGTTACTGGAGGAGAGGGTGGAGGGGGCTGAGACGCTAGCCTACCTGATGGAGCCGGACGTAGAACTGCAGCGGATTGCAAGCGTCACTGACCACCTCGTGTCCATGTTGGCTGACTACTTTAAATACCCAAGCTCCGTCAGCGCCATTACTGATATTAAGAGG TTGGATCATGACTTGAAACATGCACATGAGCTGCGACAGGCAGCTTTTAAACTCTATGCTTCTCTGGGCTCCAATGACGAGGATATCAGGAAAAAG ATTACGGAGACGGAAAATATGATGGACAGGATTGTTAGTGGCCTATCAGAATCTAGTATCAAAGTACGGTTAGCAGCAGTCAG ATGTCTTCACAGTTTATCACGGTCTGTACAACAGTTAAGGACAAGTTTCCATGATCATGCAGTATGGAAGCCACTAATGAAG TTATTACAGAACGCACCAGATGAGGTCCTGGTCATGGCCTCTTCAACACTATGCAACCTACTGCTGGAGTTTTCACCCAGCAAAGAG CCTATCTTAGAGTCTGGGGTCATCGAGTTACTATGCAGCCTCACCCAAAGTGACAGCCCAGCTCTAAGAGTCAATGGCATCTGGGCTCTCATG AACATGGCCTTCCAGGCAGATCAGAAGGTGAAGGTGGAGATAGTTCGAGCTCTGGGCACAGAACAGCTCTTTAGACTCCTGTCTGATCCTGATACGAATGTGCTCATGAAAACACTGGGCTTGCTTCGAAACCTGCTCTCCACCCGGCCG CATATAGACCAGATCATGAGCTCACATGGGAAGCAGATAATGCAAGCGGTCACGCTAATCCTAGAGGGAGAACACAGCTTAGAGGTCAAAGAGCAG acattGTGCATATTGGCCAATATTGCTGACGGAAACACTGCCAAGGAACTCATTATGACCAATGACGACATGctccaaaaaattaaatattacatg GGTCACTCCAATGTGAAGCTGCAGCTGGCTGCCACCTTCTGCATTTCTAACCTCATCTGGAATGAGGAGGACG
- the dbr1 gene encoding lariat debranching enzyme, producing the protein MKVAVEGCCHGELDKIYESISYLENKEGVKVDLLLCCGDFQAVRNEGDMKCMAVPVKYRHMQTFYKYYSGEKKAPVLTIFIGGNHEASNHLQELPYGGWVAPNIYYLGYAGIVRFKGVRIGGLSGIFKSHDYKKGHFEFPPYSPDSLRSVYHIRNIDVFKLKQIKMPIDIFMTHDWPRGIYYYGNTNQLLRQKKFLRQEVESGTLGSPAAAELLDHLQPTYWFSAHLHVKFAALMQHEAEKNAAPKITKFLSLDKCLPHRDFLQIVEVADRPGSSEHLEYDPEWLAILKATDSLQKPSCNFWNPPQDNGLHTRWDFSASEEAMMEVMSDLSGDLCIPENFSLTVPAYDPSCPQPNAHPVYSTNPQTTELCATLGLTDIYILAGKAYGEEGATGVTEEEEDGDSTGSIDEPSEYPTDTSGLSSSYNPDEITIEDEWEEEEDEGVECTEGKGTDAVVPEGQVGSQDSDRDSSPQREMANRLILPPPCSTPESEAPLRSLRPLSLPPPSASLSQGSSEEEGGLTPARVPKRTSGETTQGSASHTGGTPQIKRRNQSIYTAVEDEESEG; encoded by the exons ATGAAGGTGGCAGTAGAAGGCTGTTGTCACGGAGAGCTGGATAAGATCTATGAGAGCATCAGTTACCTGGAAAATAAAGAAGGCGTGAAGGTGGATCTGCTGCTGTGCTGCGGAGACTTCCAGGCGGTCAGAAATGAAGGAGACATGAAGTGCATGGCGGTGCCTGTCAAGTACAGACACATGCAAACCTTCTACAA GTACTACTCTGGTGAGAAAAAGGCTCCTGTCCTGACGATTTTCATTGGCGGAAACCACGAGGCGTCAAACCATCTGCAGGAGCTTCCGTATGGAGGCTGGGTGGCCCCCAACATCTATTACCTGG GTTATGCAGGGATTGTTCGCTTTAAAGGTGTACGGATTGGTGGTCTTTCGGGAATATTTAAATCTCATGATTACAAGAAAG GACACTTTGAGTTCCCACCATACAGCCCAGATTCTTTGCGCAGTGTGTACCACATAAGAAACATTGATGTCTTCAAACTTAAACAG ATCAAGATGCCCATAGACATCTTCATGACCCATGATTGGCCACGAGGCATTTATTACTATGGCAACACAAACCAGCTTCTGCGCCAGAAGAAGTTCCTCAGACAGGAAGTAGAGAGCGGCACCTTGGGCAGCCCTGCTGCTGCAGAGCTTCTGGACCACCTGCAGCCCACATACTGGTTTTCAGCTCACCTGCACGTGAAGTTCGCTGCACTGATGCAGCACGAG GCTGAGAAAAATGCTGCCCCAAAGATCACCAAGTTTCTTTCACTTGACAAGTGTCTTCCACATAGAGACTTTCTTCAG ATTGTGGAGGTAGCAGACCGACCGGGCTCCTCGGAGCACCTTGAGTATGATCCAGAATGGCTGGCCATCTTGAAAGCGACAGACAGCCTTCAGAAACCATCCTGCAATTTCTGGAACCCACCACAAGACAACGGACTACACACCAG GTGGGATTTCAGTGCATCAGAAGAAGCTATGATGGAGGTCATGAGTGATTTGAGCGGTGACCTTTGCATCCCTGAAAATTTCAGCCTGACGGTGCCCGCTTATGACCCCAGCTGCCCACAGCCCAATGCCCACCCGGTCTACTCCACCAACCCCCAAACCACAGAGCTGTGTGCCACCCTCGGCCTGACAGACATCTACATCCTGGCTGGGAAGGCTTACGGAGAGGAGGGTGCCACAGGTGTGACTGAAGAAGAGGAGGATGGGGACAGCACAGGGAGTATAGACGAACCTAGTGAGTACCCCACTGACACCTCTGGCCTCTCCAGCTCCTATAATCCTGATGAAATCACCATTGAGGACGAatgggaggaggaagaggatgagggaGTAGAATGTACCGAGGGGAAAGGGACCGATGCAGTGGTTCCAGAAGGGCAAGTAGGGAGCCAGGACAGCGATAGAGACAGCAGTCCCCAGCGAGAGATGGCCAATAGACTGATCTTACCTCCCCCATGTTCCACACCAGAATCAGAGGCTCCACTACGCTCCTTGCGGCCGCTTTCTCTTCCCCCTCCTTCAGCATCCCTCTCTCAGGGCAGCTCAGAAGAGGAGGGGGGCCTTACACCAGCCAGGGTCCCCAAACGCACCAGCGGGGAGACTACACAGGGGTCAGCAAGTCATACAGGTGGCACACCTCAAATCAAACGGAGAAACCAGAGTATCTACACAGCAGTAGAAGATGAAGAGAGTGAGGGCTAG